A single region of the Silene latifolia isolate original U9 population chromosome 8, ASM4854445v1, whole genome shotgun sequence genome encodes:
- the LOC141594179 gene encoding uncharacterized protein LOC141594179 — MSDRQKGLIDALATVVPKANIRFCARHIWANLKLRFSGQLYKETFWAAARAMTRADFSKEMEGMKLLSRDAWSFLNDIPPRHWSRHAFDSTCKSHLVLNNVCEVFNAVLKEARDKPILTQLEWMRKYVMQRLCQKREGAKSYEGRVMPYVDKYLDWAKDESRFATFMQSDEHEFEVELRGEQVVVNLLDKTCGCNHWNLTGLPCPHAMACLLEKRMDPKNYVDDFYSKERYMLTYANKVSPMPGVKHWEPTAMPEPLPPPLRTMPGRPKGKKRRKEAGENEEQQLKRGKRSKHCSNCGGSGHYKRTCKNPAAPPNTAVRAPGGRPQKKTEWAKNIREKARARAAQKEAWKTAHLNGASSSTSTAMPSTNTAAPTSLSFTELLSQASNVQGNQAWHQS, encoded by the exons ATGTCTGACAGACAGAAGGGTCTGATTGATGCCCTAGCTACTGTGGTGCCAAAGGCCAATATCAGATTTTGTGCAAGACACATTTGGGCCAATCTGAAATTGAGATTCAGTGGTCAGTTATACAAAGAAACATTCTGGGCTGCAGCCAGAGCTATGACAAGG GCTGATTTCTCAAAAGAAATGGAGGGCATGAAGCTATTATCAAGAGATGCATGGTCTTTTTTGAATGACATTCCCCCAAGGCATTGGTCTAGGCATGCATTTGACAGTACTTGTAAGTCACACCTTGTCTTAAACAATGTGTGTGAGGTATTTAATGCTGTGTTGAAGGAAGCTAGAGACAAACCTATACTTACACAACTAGAATGGATGAGAAAGTATGTTATGCAAAGATTATGTCAAAAGAGAGAGGGTGCTAAATCATATGAAGGGAGAGTGATGCCATATGTGGATAAGTACTTAGACTGGGCAAAGGATGAGTCCAGATTTGCTACCTTTATGCAATCTGATGAGCATGAATTTGAGGTGGAACTCAGAGGGGAGCAAGTTGTTGTGAACTTGTTAGACAAGACTTGTGGGTGCAACCATTGGAACTTAACTGGTTTACCTTGCCCACATGCAATGGCATGTCTCTTGGAAAAGAGAATGGACCCAAAAAACTATGTGGATGATTTCTATTCAAAGGAGAGGTACATGCTCACCTATGCCAACAAAGTTTCCCCTATGCCTGGGGTAAAACATTGGGAACCTACTGCTATGCCAGAGCCACTACCACCACCCTTAAGGACCATGCCAGGAAGACCTAagggaaagaagagaagaaaagaagCTGGAGAGAATGAAGAACAACAACTGAAGAGAGGGAAGAGGTCTAAACATTGCAGCAACTGTGGAGGCTCAGGTCACTACAAGAGAACTTGCAAAAACCCAGCTGCACCACCAAACACTGCTGTGAGGGCACCTGGTGGCAGACCACAAAAAAAGACTGAATGGGCAAAGAACATCAGAGAGAAAGCAAGGGCAAGGGCAGCCCAAAAAGAGGCATGGAAAACAGCACATCTcaatggagcatcatcaagcaCCTCCACTGCTATGCCATCAACAAACACTGCAGCACCTACTTCATTGTCATTCACAGAGCTTTTATCCCAAGCTTCTAATGTTCAAGGAAATCAAGCATGGCACCAGTCTTGA